Sequence from the Colletotrichum higginsianum IMI 349063 chromosome 6, whole genome shotgun sequence genome:
AGGGATACGGCCTCAAGCCGCGGGTGATCTGGAAGCCGAGAAGGGAAAGTCGAGTTGATAAGGATGACGCGGGGCTTTTCCGTTGAGGAAGATGAACGGATGGCGGCAAACAAACTTTACCAGCCACACTGCGTCGGCGAGTCGAGGGCATATGTGTGATGAGAGAAGAACTGCAAACTGACCTTGCAGCTCTTCTTCGATGATAAAATGACAGACAGTTGAAGAGCGGGTGGGCGGACGTCAAGATACGAGAGGCAAGCCAACCAGAGAGCACGAAGCCTCGCatccctctctcactcagTAAAGTAGTGACCGATCTCCAGTGCGGGGTCAACGAAGGCCGGCGTCCGGCAAAGCGGTGGTCACGGGGTTTCATGGAGTCGTACATCAGCCGTGGTGCATCGCAACTTTTCATGTTCATTTGGAATTGGTATCGATTAAAAGAGGTCGTCAATCGCCTTGTCGGCGTCCTTCTTGATGAGGTCGACCATGCCCTGGAGGCCGTTGGTCAGTATTGGTTCGCTCGGCATTTCACTCGAAAGGATGATGGAAGACGAGGTAGAAGAAAAATGGGAATGAGATCTCACCTCGGGCATGATGGGCTGGCCGTCCTTGTCGGTGACGTACTTGAAGGGCATCTCGGTGCTCTCATGCTCGCTGAACTTCAGCTCGGGGTAGGTGACATAAGGGATCTTGTCCAGGGGTGCTGCCGGCCGTCAGTAAAGCAATGCGACAGGCGTGAGCCGGACGTactcttctcctcgacgacgattCTGGTGACGCGGACGGCAGTGTCGGTCGTCATCTGCGTGGGACCCAAACGTCTGCCTTCGAAGCCCTTCTTCCTCAGCTCCGAGGTGCGGTCTGCAGAGGGGTCAGAAGAGGTCAGAAGAGGCCATTCACTTCACACGACGAGGAGTAAAAAATACCGCGAGGGGGGTCATCGCCTGGAGGAAGAAGTCAGCGTGCATTCAGAGCATTCGGCGCACTCGCCAGGCAAACTGCACGTACCCAGGATGCCGCCAAAGAGAAAGGCGTCGAATTTTTCACCGTCCTCGGGGCTCAGgtcgctggcggcggctgggtcGAGGAGGCACACGCGGGACTTGTCGTGGGCGTagagctcctcgacgccccGGCTCTCGGCCTTGAAGGCCGGCACCTGCTTCAGCTTGTCCGGggcgacgaagccggcgggAAGCGAGGACAGCAGGAAagtgccggcggcggcgtgggtttctttggcgatggcgatgtaCTCGAGTTCGGACCACGGGCCCAGCTCCGGGTCGAGGTGCTCGACGATGTACGTCTTGCCCGGCATGTTGctggtcgaggtcgtcctAGAACCTATGCGCGtttgcctttttttttattgTCCCGCCTCAATCAATGGACGGACGGCCAGGCACGAAAATGGAATGGTAGGCCGCGTAATGGCGTTAGGTAGTTTGCGGAGGATGATTCAGAAAGGCTCAGGgcgctttttttttttggtggTGGCCCATGTACAGTATTGCGGGCTAAAATTTGTGGTCAAACGCTTGTttggggggcgggggggggggggaccagTGACTGAGAtctatctctctccctctctctctctctctctctccacttAGGCTACAAGCCGTTGCGGCAAGGTCCAATGCTTAAACCGCTGCTAGGCCTGCCCTAACTTGTAGCTCGGACGGACGCCTCCCCAGCCTTGCCTAGGTGCCCAACGAGTTAGGGGCTCTCAAGGTATACTTGTTTCGCAGGTTCCGTAGGTTTTGTCTTTCACTTGGCAACGGCCGTCCCGACAGCCCGGGGTGTGTGATGCGTATAGTCTATTGctggcgccgtcgccttTTGCATTGTTGATGATGCGCATTCGGTCGGAGATCTCAGTACCGGAACTGTCAGAGTGAGATGAACATCCGTCTTGGTACGGGGACGACTCGACTCACTCTCGAAGTCTCAGGTTACCGTTGACACGGCTAAAAAATGGAGATAGGCGTTCCTTGGTGAGCATGTCTTATATAAGCAGGGCCGGACCTAGGCGATCTGTAACCGCACTACAGACTGTCTGTACTGACCGGAGGAAGAGTATTTATAGGTACCTACGTACCTAGCCATGGACATGAGAGTggttgattgattgattgacCATGGTTTCCACTCCATCTTCTGCCGGAACAATGCTCAGTCTCATAACAGCTTGAATATGAGTATAGTTGGACCTCGATAGAGCTTCAAAGTAGAATTACGCCGTATCTTCAACGCTGGGTGATCCATCCGCTGCGGCTCACTAACAACAGCCAGCGACTTTCTCAACTAGCAAGTGAGAGAGCCAAGCCACTGTGGATAAGTATCCAGACAGCCCCCCCCCTATCCGGCTGCGCTTACATCCGCCGGGCGATAACGAATCCCCTAAATCCTTCCAGTCTGTGCCACGCTCGCTCCTCGCTCCAGCTCCCAGCTCCATCCAGCCTATTTCGGTAGGCGGAACAAGGGTGGGGCGGCGAAGAGGTACGCGGCCGGGgttggagaggaagaaagacCGGGGACTCCCGCAAAGTACCAGGCAAAGGCGAGGCACGAGACACCGGAGAGTACACATTTCAGATCTGGATGGGACGGACGGGACGGGGACAATCCCATCGGCGTcacttctttttttcccctttctctccaatctctctctccctccacTCCCATCCCTCTGCAGTCGCCCTCCCTCCATTCAACATTGCCGCTTAATTACCCAGCAGCATCTGGGTTTTTTCTCTTGCTGCGGTTGATTCTTCCCTTTTCATTCAATTCTCCTTCTTTCAGTACCCGGGGAGACAAGCGCCTCTATGC
This genomic interval carries:
- a CDS encoding Duf431 domain-containing protein, giving the protein MPGKTYIVEHLDPELGPWSELEYIAIAKETHAAAGTFLLSSLPAGFVAPDKLKQVPAFKAESRGVEELYAHDKSRVCLLDPAAASDLSPEDGEKFDAFLFGGILDRTSELRKKGFEGRRLGPTQMTTDTAVRVTRIVVEEKTPLDKIPYVTYPELKFSEHESTEMPFKYVTDKDGQPIMPEGMVDLIKKDADKAIDDLF